The following are from one region of the Procambarus clarkii isolate CNS0578487 chromosome 52, FALCON_Pclarkii_2.0, whole genome shotgun sequence genome:
- the LOC123763531 gene encoding zinc finger protein 830 — protein MSISRNKPQDIKQLMQEQLKTKAVTKQIDSPYAKYNSRGQLMCVVCGTVVKSAIIWQAHVNKRSHLENLTSLKKKQQQLNNQPLSSKSSSAKSSGQLKRPASPVAQSPNKRAATSASKPKGILKKVSINSSSDDSDEEEQKPVLATQIKEENGTTKEISNGVPEGFFDTEETPPKSQEDESIYQERPPKPKDPPKPNTTEVLPEGFFDDPVADAKARKVEYKDKDAEEWMSFMREVSAAEQESRMIIEEDKEEAALATQIEQANDQIACLERVVELDKKKTTQLKERGNQKADSDGSEDSSDEEFAPVIWRTKNSLI, from the exons ATGAGTATCAGCCGAAATAAACCACAAGATATCAAGCAGTTGATGCAAGAGCAGCTGAAAACAAAGGCTGTCACCAAGCAGATTGATTCTCCATATGCCAA ATACAACAGCCGGGGACAGCTGATGTGCGTGGTGTGCggaacagtggtgaagagtgcaaTCATCTGGCAAGCACATGTTAATAAGAGATCTCACCTGGAGAATCTTACATCACTCAAGAAAAAGCAACAGCAG TTAAACAATCAGCCATTAAGCAGCAAGAGTAGCAGTGCCAAATCATCGGGGCAACTCAAACGACCTGCTTCTCCTGTCGCTCAGTCTCCCAACAAGAGAGCAGCAACAAGTGCAAGTAAACCTAAAG GTATCTTAAAGAAGGTCAGTATAAACTCCTCATCGGATGACAGTGATGAGGAAGAACAGAAGCCAGTTTTAGCAACACAAATTAAAGAAGAAAATGGTACTACAAAGGAAATATCAAATG GGGTTCCTGAAGGCTTCTTTGATACAGAGGAAACTCCTCCAAAATCTCAAGAAGATGAATCAATATACCAAGAAAGACCACCCAAGCCCAAAGATCCACCAAAACCTAATACAACGGAAGTTTTACCGGAGGGATTCTTTGATGACCCTGTGGCTGATGCAAAG GCACGCAAAGTAGAATATAAAGATAAAGACGCTGAAGAGTGGATGTCATTTATGCGTGAAGTCTCTGCCGCTGAGCAGGAAAGCAGAATGATCATTGAAGAAGATAAAGAAGAAGCTGCCTTAGCCACTCAAATTGAACAAGCCAATGACCAGATTGCTTGTTTAGAAAG AGTCGTTGAACTGGATAAGAAGAAAACAACGCAACTTAAAGAAAGAGGGAATCAGAAAGCTGATTCAGATGGTAGTGAAGATTCCAGTGATGAAGAATTTGCTCCTGTGATATGGAGAACAAAAAATTCTCTTATATAG